ATCTTCACGGGCGGCGCCATCCGGCACACGGCCGTCATCCCGATCGCGGGCGACCTCATCACGAGCGACATCGCCATGGCGCTGCGCACGCCCACCAAGGACGCGGAGGACATCAAGGTCGAGAGCGGCTATGCGAAGCAGCTGCTCGCCGACCCCGAGGCCCAGGTAGAGGTGCCGGGCCTGGGCGACCGCAGTCCGCGCATGCTGTCCAAGCAGGCGCTGGCCGGCGTGATCGAGCCGCGCGTGGAGGAGATCTTCTCGCTCGTGCAGCAGGTGATCCGCGAGTCGGGCTACGAGGAAGTGCTCTCGTCGGGCATCGTGCTGACGGGTGGCAGCGCCATCATGCCGGGCATGGTCGAACTGGGCGAGGACATCTTCCTGAAGCCCGTGCGGCGCGGCATTCCAAAGTATTCCAGCGCTTTGTCTGACATGGTGGCCCAGCCGCGTGCTGCTACCGTTATGGGTTTGCTCGAAGAAGCGCGGCAGGCCCGTCTTCGGGGGTTCAAGGTGGCGCAAAAGAGCGGCTCGGTGAAAACCGCATTCGGCCGCTTCAAAGATTTCATCATCGGGAACTTCTGAGATGTACGCCCATCTGCACCGGCTTGCCCGCGGGAGTCCCCTGGCTTCCTGCCGCCACCGATGGCGGAGCACCGGCCCGCCTTCCACAGCCGCAGCACCGTTTTTTTTGAATCCCCGACCGGCCGTAGGTATCGGCCAATCGCACATCTCACGTGAAAGACCAGGACTAGGAGCACCAGCATGACCATCGAAATGATCGAAGCCGAAGAATTCAACCAGGGCACTCAGATCAAGGTGATCGGTGTCGGCGGCGGCGGCGGCAATGCCGTCGAGCACATGATCTCGCGCCACGTGCAGGGCGTGGAGTTCGTCTGCGCCAATACCGATGCGCAGGCGCTCACCCGCAGCACCGCGCACCGCGTCATCCAGCTGGGCCACAGCGGACTGGGCGCCGGCAGCAAGCCCGAGAAGGCCCGCGAGGCCGCAGAAGCCGCGCAGGAAGACATCCGCCAGGCCATCCAGGGCGCGCACATGCTCTTCATCACCGCCGGCATGGGCGGCGGCACGGGCACCGGCGCCGCCCCCGTGATCGCGCGCGTGGCCAAGGAAATGGGCATCCTCACCGTGGGTGTGGTGACCAAGCCCTTCGACTGGGAAGGCGGCCGCCGCATGCAGAACGCCGACAACGGCCTGGCCGAACTCGAGGCGAACGTCGATTCGCTCATCGTCGTGCTCAACGAGAAGCTGCTGGAAGTGCTGGGCGACGACATCTCCCAGGACGAGGCCTTCGCGCATGCCAACGACGTGCTCAAGAACGCCGTGGGCGGCATTGCCGAGATCATCAATGAGTACGGCCATGTGAACGTCGACTTCGAAGACGTCCGCACCGTGATGGGCGAGCCCGGCAAGGCCATGATGGGCACGGCCACCGCGAGCGGCCCGGACCGCGCGCGCATCGCCGCCGAGCAGGCCGTGGCCTGCCCGCTGCTGGAGGGCATCGACCTGTCCGGCGCCAAGGGCGTGCTGGTGCTGGTGACCGCGGCCAAGGGCAGCCTGAAGCTGTCCGAATCGCGCCTGGCGATGAGCACCATCAATGCCTATGCGTCCCCTGACGCGCACGTGATCTACGGCGCCGCCTATGACGACAGCCTGGGCGAAGACATCCGCGTGACCGTGGTGGCCACGGGCCTCTCGCGCGCCAACGCGCGCCGCCAGCCCATCTCGGTGGTGCAGGGCGGTCTGCGCACCGGCACCGACAACCTCGCCTATCAGATGCCCATCGCCGGTGCCGGCGTCGGCATGGCCGGCGGTATCGTGGGCGGGGCGACCACCCAGGCCGACTACGGCAGCATGTCGGTCCCCAGCGTCTGGCGCACCAACCGCACGCAGGCGGCAGCGCGCGTCGATGCGCTGTCTTCCGGCGGCATGGACGACCTGGAGATTCCGGCGTTCCTGCGCAAGCAGGCGGATTGACCGGCGCCTCCCTGAGCCGCCTTCGGCGCCTCCCTGAGCCGCCTTCGGCGCCTTCCCCCAAGGGGGACGACGCCGGTGGCCCGGCGAAGCCGGTTCCACGGCGTCTGCTGGCATGGCCTGCTCCGCGGCCTCCCGAAGAGGGAGGCCGTTTGCTTTCTGGCGTTGTGCTCCGAAGCAGGGTTCCGTCGCGTCCTGTTGGATGGTGGCGGTAGCGGTGAACATCCCCCGCTCCTGCACGGCGCGGGGCGGTTTTTTGTTTCCGATGTGACGTTCGGGCTATGCGCGCCATAGCCTTGGATACGAGCAGGGAAGGGTGCCGCCACCTAAAATCCCGGGATGCTCCAGCAACGCACGATCAAGACCCTCACCCGCGCCGTCGGCGTGGGCCTGCACAGCGGCCAGCGGGTCGAACTCACGTTGCGTCCGGCCGCTCCGGACACGGGCATCGTCTTCCGCCGCATCGATCTGCCGGAGCCCGTGGACATTCCCATCCGGGCCGAATCCGTGGTCGATACGCGCATGGCTTCCACCATCGGCGTGGGAGGGGCCAAGGTGCACACGGTCGAGCACCTCATGTCCGCCTGCGCCGGGCTGGGGCTGGACAACCTCTACATCGATATCACGGCCGAAGAGGTGCCCATCCTCGATGGGTCCTCGGCCTCGTTCGTGTTCCTGCTGCAGAGCGCGGGCGTGACATTGCAGAACGCGCCCAAGAAATTCATCCGCGTCACGCGGCCCGTGGAAGTGCGCGAAGGAGAAGGGCACCAGCTCAAGTGGGCGCGGCTCGATCCCTACCATGGCTACAAGCTGCGGTTCGAGATCGACTTTGCGCACCCTGCCGTGGACTCCACGGGGCAGAGCGTGGAGTTCGATCTGGGTTCGGGCAGCTACACGCGCGACATCGCCCGCGCCCGCACCTTCGGGTTCACGAAGGACGTGGAGATGATGCGCGCGAGCGGCCTGGCGCTCGGCGGAGGGCTCGACAACGCCATCGTCATGGACGACTACAAGGTGCTCAATGCCGACGGGCTGCGCTACGACGACGAGTTCGTGAAGCACAAGATCCTCGATGCCATCGGCGACCTCTACATCGTCGGCAAGCCCCTGCTGGCGGCCTACAGCGCCTTCCGCTCGGGGCACGCGATGAACAACCAGTTGCTGCGCGCACTGCTGGCGAACGAGGATGCCTGGGAGATCGCCACGTTCGAGAGCGAGCGGCAGGCGCCCGCCGGGTTCGCCGCCGCCGCGCAGGCCTGGTGAGCCGGCCATGCTGCTCTTCCGCTGGGTCTTCCTGCTGCTGTTGCTGGCGGCCGGCGTGTCGTTGGTGCTCTACATGGCCACGGGGCAGGCGCGCTACAAGCGCTTCGGTGTCGCCATCGTCAAATGGACGGTCATTTCCGCGTTCGCCTTCTTCGCCGTGCTGGCGCTAGAACGTTTCCTTTGACCACGTGCCAGCGCGGTGGTGACACCGCCGGGCATCGCTCCTATACTCGCGCCTGCTCCGGGGTGCACGTAGTGGCGTGCTGAGACGGCGGACCTGACCGCCGGAACCGCGAACTTGATCTGGTTAGTACCAGCGTAAGAAGAGCTGCAGCCGTGTGCATTCCCGCGCCGCCGGTCCGTCCGGTGCACGGTCGCACGCGGCCGATGGCGGAGCATTCCAACCCCCACCTGGAGTGCCCCCATGAACGCCCCCGACAAGTTCGCCCACCTCCTCGCGCTCACGCGCGCCCCCTTCCCCGCATCGGCCAAGAGCTACCTGACCGGCAGCCGGTCCGATCTGCGCGTGCCGGTGCGCGACATCGCGCTCACCAACGGCGAGCAGGTGAGCGTGTACGACACCTCCGGCCCCTACACCGACCCGGCCGCGGCGATCGATGTGCGCCAGGGCCTGGCCAGCGTGCGCGGCACCTGGATTGCCGAGCGCGACGACACCGAAACCTACGAGGGACGCCCGCCCGTGGCGCTGGACGACGGCCAGAAGAGCGAGGACGCGGCGCGCCTGGCGCAACTGCGGGCCGAGGCCGCCGCGCTGCAGCGCAAGCCGCTGCGCGCGAAGGCGGGCCGCAACGTGAGCCAGATGCACTACGCCCGCCAGGGCATCGTCACGCCCGAGATGGAATACGTCGCGCTGCGCGAGAACGGCCGCCGCGAATGGATGGCGCAGTACCAGCAGGACGCCGCGCGCGAGCAGCGCCTGGCCGGCAACCCGATGGGCGCGAGCATTCCGAAGATCATCACACCCGAGTTCGTGCGCGACGAGGTCGCCCGGGGCCGCGCCATCATTCCGGCCAACATCAACCACCCCGAGGTCGAGCCCATGGCGATCGGGCGCAACTTCAAGGTGAAGATCAACGCCAACATCGGCAACTCTGCGGTGACTTCCAGCATCGAGGAAGAGGTCGAGAAGCTCGTCTGGGCGATCCGCTGGGGCGCCGACAACGTGATGGACCTCTCCACCGGCAAGGCGATCCACACCACGCGCGACTGGATCATCCGCAATTCGCCGGTGCCCATCGGCACCGTGCCGATCTACCAGGCGCTCGAGAAGGTGGGAGGCATCGCCGAGGATCTGACCTGGGAGATCTTCCGAGACACGCTGATCGAGCAGGCCGAGCAGGGCGTGGACTACTTCACCATCCATGCGGGGGTGCGCCTGCCCTACATCCCGCTCACCGCCCACCGGCGCACGGGCATCGTCTCGCGCGGCGGCTCCATCATGGCCAAGTGGTGCATGGCGCACCACCGCGAGAGCTTCCTCTACGAGCATTTCGAGGACATCTGCGACATCATGAAGGCCTACGACGTGTCCTTCAGCCTGGGTGACGGCCTGCGCCCCGGCAGCGGCTCGGATGCCAACGACGAAGCGCAGTTCGCCGAGCTGCAGACGCTGGGCGAACTCACGCAGATCGCCTGGAAGCACGACGTGCAGACCATGATCGAAGGCCCCGGCCATGTGCCCATGCACATGATCCAGGCCAACATGACCGAGCAGCTCAAGCACTGCCACGAAGCGCCGTTCTACACGCTGGGGCCGCTGACCATCGACATCGCGCCGGGCTACGACCACATCGCCAGCGCCATCGGCGCGGCCATGATCGGCTGGATGGGCACGGCCATGCTGTGCTACGTGACGCCCAAGGAACACCTGGGCCTGCCCGACCGCGACGATGTGAAGCAGGGCATCATCGCCTACAAGATCGCGGCCCATGCGGCCGATGTCGCCAAGGGCCACCCGGGGGCGCGGGCACGCGACGATGCGCTCTCGCAGGCCCGTTTCGATTTCCGCTGGCAGGACCAGTTCAACCTCGGCCTGGACCCTGAAACCGCGCAGGAGTACCACGACGAGACCCTGCCCAAGGATTCCGCCAAGGTGGCGCACTTCTGCTCGATGTGCGGCCCCAAGTTCTGCTCGATGAAGATCACGCAGGAAGTGCGCGAATTCGCAGCCAAGGGCCTGCAGGAGAAGTCGAAGGAGTTCCGTACCGGCGGCGGCGAACTCTACGTGCCGATCCAGCCGGTCTGAGCCTCCGCTGCCCGGCCGCCAGCAGTCAGCCGGCGGCGGACAGGCGCCGCGGCTGCGGAGCGGGCAGGGTGGGCCGCACGGTGGCCGGCGCTGCCGCGCCCGGGCGCGGCTCCTGCGCCGGCGGCAGCACGAACCGGTCCACGAGGCTCGCCAGGTCGTGGGTCTGCCCGCGCAGGCTTTCGGCCGCGGCGGCCGATTCCTCCACCAGTGCCGCGTTCTGCTGGGTCATCTCGTCCAGCCGCGTCATGGCGGCATGGATCGCGGCGATGTCCTCGTTCTGCGACTGCGCATGGCTGCGGATCTCGCCCATCGTGCGTGCCGTGTCCTCGATGGTGGCCACCACGCGGTGCATGGTCTGGCCAGCCTGCTCGGCCAGTCCCGCACCCGCCTCCACCTGCTGTACCGAGGCCGTGGTGAGGTGCTTGATTTCCCGGGCGGCTTCGGCGGAGCGGTTGGCCAGGCTGCGCACCTCGGCCGCCACCACCGCGAAGCCCCGGCCCTGCTCGCCTGCGCGCGCCGACTCGACGGCCGCGTTGAGCGCCAGGATGTTGGTCTGGAAGGCGATGGTGTCGATCACGCCCGTGATGTCGGCGATGCGGCGCGAACTGGCCGCGATCTGCTGCATGGTCTGCGCCACCTGGCCGACGACGCCGTTGCCTTCGCGCGCCACCTGGGCGGCCTCGGAGGCGAGCCGTTCGGTGCGCTGCGCGGAGTCCGCCGCGTCGGACACGCGGCGCGTGACGTGCTCCAGCGATGCCGCCGTCTCCTGCAGGCGCGCGGCGGTCTCTTCCGTGCGGCTGG
The DNA window shown above is from Acidovorax sp. NCPPB 4044 and carries:
- the ftsZ gene encoding cell division protein FtsZ; this encodes MTIEMIEAEEFNQGTQIKVIGVGGGGGNAVEHMISRHVQGVEFVCANTDAQALTRSTAHRVIQLGHSGLGAGSKPEKAREAAEAAQEDIRQAIQGAHMLFITAGMGGGTGTGAAPVIARVAKEMGILTVGVVTKPFDWEGGRRMQNADNGLAELEANVDSLIVVLNEKLLEVLGDDISQDEAFAHANDVLKNAVGGIAEIINEYGHVNVDFEDVRTVMGEPGKAMMGTATASGPDRARIAAEQAVACPLLEGIDLSGAKGVLVLVTAAKGSLKLSESRLAMSTINAYASPDAHVIYGAAYDDSLGEDIRVTVVATGLSRANARRQPISVVQGGLRTGTDNLAYQMPIAGAGVGMAGGIVGGATTQADYGSMSVPSVWRTNRTQAAARVDALSSGGMDDLEIPAFLRKQAD
- the lpxC gene encoding UDP-3-O-acyl-N-acetylglucosamine deacetylase, with translation MLQQRTIKTLTRAVGVGLHSGQRVELTLRPAAPDTGIVFRRIDLPEPVDIPIRAESVVDTRMASTIGVGGAKVHTVEHLMSACAGLGLDNLYIDITAEEVPILDGSSASFVFLLQSAGVTLQNAPKKFIRVTRPVEVREGEGHQLKWARLDPYHGYKLRFEIDFAHPAVDSTGQSVEFDLGSGSYTRDIARARTFGFTKDVEMMRASGLALGGGLDNAIVMDDYKVLNADGLRYDDEFVKHKILDAIGDLYIVGKPLLAAYSAFRSGHAMNNQLLRALLANEDAWEIATFESERQAPAGFAAAAQAW
- the thiC gene encoding phosphomethylpyrimidine synthase ThiC; this encodes MNAPDKFAHLLALTRAPFPASAKSYLTGSRSDLRVPVRDIALTNGEQVSVYDTSGPYTDPAAAIDVRQGLASVRGTWIAERDDTETYEGRPPVALDDGQKSEDAARLAQLRAEAAALQRKPLRAKAGRNVSQMHYARQGIVTPEMEYVALRENGRREWMAQYQQDAAREQRLAGNPMGASIPKIITPEFVRDEVARGRAIIPANINHPEVEPMAIGRNFKVKINANIGNSAVTSSIEEEVEKLVWAIRWGADNVMDLSTGKAIHTTRDWIIRNSPVPIGTVPIYQALEKVGGIAEDLTWEIFRDTLIEQAEQGVDYFTIHAGVRLPYIPLTAHRRTGIVSRGGSIMAKWCMAHHRESFLYEHFEDICDIMKAYDVSFSLGDGLRPGSGSDANDEAQFAELQTLGELTQIAWKHDVQTMIEGPGHVPMHMIQANMTEQLKHCHEAPFYTLGPLTIDIAPGYDHIASAIGAAMIGWMGTAMLCYVTPKEHLGLPDRDDVKQGIIAYKIAAHAADVAKGHPGARARDDALSQARFDFRWQDQFNLGLDPETAQEYHDETLPKDSAKVAHFCSMCGPKFCSMKITQEVREFAAKGLQEKSKEFRTGGGELYVPIQPV